The Archaeoglobaceae archaeon genome includes a region encoding these proteins:
- the acsC gene encoding acetyl-CoA decarbonylase/synthase complex subunit gamma: MKVKSPLEVYNYLPRTNCKECGYDTCMSFASHILDRSAKVFDCKPLVKDAEKDPKIKEKLEKLIEITSPEIAEVVVGVGDKAIKIGGEEVLHRHELTFFNPTAFFFDVWDTLDDKKIQERCERVVNYKKFYVGKYLTLDGFAVRCTSNDPKRFKEVAKKVASYGKPMVLIALNPECMKAALEEVANQRPLIYAATEGNWKEFMKLALDYKVPVAIRAKDLNVLKSIAVTFKSAGIKDIVLDPVTEPLGEGLQGTFERVVQLRRKAILDGDKDVAYPILITPISAWLIEGDEVTKAYWEAVIAGMFIVKYGDAMIFHSIDQHVVMPTLTLRFNIYTDPRTPVQVAAGLREINNPGPDDPVFLTTNFALTYYTVENDLNSAKIKGWLLVVNTDGIGVEASVAGGKLTASKVKEIIQETKVAEKVNHRYLVIPGLAARLQGAIEDETGWKVLVGPIDSGRIKGWMEKNWPPKK, from the coding sequence ATGAAGGTAAAGAGCCCACTTGAAGTTTACAACTACTTGCCAAGGACGAACTGCAAGGAATGTGGCTACGACACTTGCATGAGCTTTGCTTCACACATTCTTGACCGCTCTGCGAAAGTTTTCGATTGCAAGCCTCTCGTGAAGGATGCTGAGAAGGATCCCAAGATCAAGGAGAAGCTTGAGAAGCTTATTGAGATCACTTCGCCCGAAATTGCAGAAGTTGTTGTCGGCGTTGGCGACAAGGCAATAAAGATCGGTGGCGAAGAAGTTCTGCACCGCCACGAGCTAACCTTCTTTAACCCGACAGCATTCTTCTTCGATGTCTGGGACACACTTGACGACAAGAAGATCCAAGAGAGATGCGAGAGGGTTGTGAACTACAAGAAGTTCTACGTTGGTAAATACCTCACACTCGACGGCTTTGCGGTGAGATGCACCTCGAACGATCCAAAGAGGTTTAAAGAAGTTGCCAAGAAAGTTGCGAGTTATGGAAAGCCCATGGTTCTGATTGCACTTAATCCGGAGTGCATGAAAGCAGCACTTGAAGAAGTTGCAAACCAGAGGCCATTGATCTACGCTGCAACTGAAGGTAACTGGAAGGAGTTCATGAAGCTCGCTCTTGATTACAAGGTGCCTGTTGCGATAAGGGCTAAGGATCTGAACGTGCTAAAGAGCATAGCTGTTACATTCAAATCCGCTGGAATTAAAGATATCGTGCTTGATCCGGTAACAGAACCCCTTGGCGAGGGGTTGCAAGGAACTTTCGAGAGAGTGGTTCAGCTCCGTAGAAAAGCTATTCTGGATGGTGACAAAGACGTTGCATATCCGATTTTGATTACTCCGATATCCGCATGGCTTATCGAGGGCGATGAAGTGACCAAGGCATACTGGGAGGCAGTAATTGCAGGAATGTTCATCGTTAAATACGGCGACGCGATGATCTTCCACAGCATCGACCAGCACGTCGTGATGCCAACACTAACGCTTCGCTTCAACATCTACACCGATCCACGCACTCCAGTGCAGGTTGCTGCTGGATTAAGGGAGATCAACAATCCTGGTCCAGATGATCCCGTATTCCTGACAACTAACTTTGCCCTTACTTATTACACGGTCGAGAACGATTTGAACAGTGCAAAGATAAAGGGTTGGCTACTTGTCGTTAACACAGACGGGATTGGCGTTGAAGCAAGTGTAGCTGGCGGAAAGCTGACTGCTTCAAAAGTAAAGGAGATCATTCAGGAAACAAAGGTTGCTGAAAAGGTTAATCATAGATACCTCGTAATTCCGGGACTTGCTGCAAGACTCCAGGGAGCAATTGAAGACGAGACTGGCTGGAAAGTGCTTGTTGGCCCAATAGACTCTGGAAGAATCAAGGGCTGGATGGAGAAAAACTGGCCACCCAAGAAGTAA
- the dph2 gene encoding diphthamide biosynthesis enzyme Dph2, producing MRIGLQLPDGLKKKVFEICEQLGSDVILSGESCFGACDIDLNLLADVDVLYHYAHSEILKLDKIIYIPYFVDFNVEKVADVIKRIPERKIALIATVQFCHKLSELKGLLESAGFVIELKKGSERVKYPGQILGCNYTALRSSTADAVVFIGDGLFHAMGASFYTGKRVYAINPFSLELFPVDSGEFVKQRYLQLSRCIGLNRVGILVSTKPGQKRLNLAERLKKEALKSGLKALIVYIGDITPEKLINLPFDFYVNTACPRITYDDYRRFERPIISPSEFECLLNLREELSIDEIE from the coding sequence ATGCGAATCGGTCTACAGCTTCCAGATGGGCTTAAAAAGAAAGTCTTCGAAATCTGTGAGCAACTTGGTTCTGATGTTATACTGAGCGGAGAAAGTTGTTTTGGAGCATGTGATATCGATTTGAACCTCTTGGCAGACGTCGATGTTCTGTATCATTATGCTCACAGTGAAATTTTAAAATTAGATAAAATTATATATATACCTTATTTTGTTGATTTCAATGTAGAGAAGGTTGCAGACGTAATTAAAAGAATCCCCGAAAGAAAAATCGCTTTGATCGCTACTGTGCAGTTCTGCCACAAACTTTCCGAGCTAAAGGGTTTGCTCGAATCTGCAGGCTTTGTAATTGAACTCAAAAAGGGTAGCGAGAGAGTAAAATACCCGGGGCAAATTCTTGGTTGCAATTACACAGCTCTAAGAAGTTCCACTGCGGATGCGGTTGTTTTCATTGGTGATGGTCTCTTTCATGCTATGGGTGCGTCTTTCTACACGGGAAAAAGGGTTTATGCAATAAATCCGTTTAGTTTAGAACTTTTTCCAGTTGATTCGGGAGAATTTGTTAAGCAGAGATATCTTCAGCTTTCGAGATGTATAGGCCTGAATAGGGTTGGAATACTGGTTTCAACCAAACCCGGACAAAAAAGGCTTAATTTGGCAGAAAGACTAAAGAAAGAGGCATTGAAGAGTGGGCTGAAAGCTTTGATTGTATATATCGGGGATATAACTCCAGAGAAGCTTATTAACTTACCGTTTGATTTCTACGTTAATACGGCCTGTCCAAGGATCACTTATGATGATTACAGGAGATTTGAAAGACCGATCATATCTCCGAGTGAGTTTGAATGTTTGCTTAATCTGAGAGAAGAATTGAGTATTGATGAAATAGAGTAG
- a CDS encoding ABC transporter ATP-binding protein has translation MNVIRLIDVHKVYKTEFYEVHALNGITMEVKKGEFVAIMGPSGSGKSTLLHLIGCLDKPTSGEVIINGTETSKLSDKELTKLRRDSIGFIFQQYNLVPTLTVLENVELPMIFKGVPKEERRRRAMELLKQVGIEEVADRKPNEISGGQQQRVAIARALANSPSILLCDEPTGNLDSKTGRQVMDIIKKMNKEHGVTVILVTHDLSLADYAERIVKLRDGRIVDQESRI, from the coding sequence ATGAATGTAATTAGGCTCATCGATGTTCACAAGGTATATAAAACTGAATTTTACGAAGTTCACGCTCTTAATGGAATAACCATGGAAGTCAAAAAGGGTGAATTTGTTGCAATAATGGGCCCTTCTGGCAGTGGGAAGAGCACACTTCTCCATTTAATAGGATGCCTCGATAAACCGACAAGTGGCGAGGTAATCATAAACGGAACTGAGACTTCCAAGCTAAGCGACAAAGAACTTACAAAGCTAAGAAGAGATAGCATAGGCTTTATATTTCAGCAATACAATCTCGTTCCAACGCTTACGGTTCTTGAAAATGTTGAACTTCCTATGATTTTCAAAGGTGTTCCAAAAGAAGAGAGAAGAAGGAGAGCTATGGAACTGTTAAAGCAAGTAGGCATTGAAGAAGTGGCGGATAGAAAGCCAAATGAGATCAGTGGAGGGCAACAACAGAGGGTTGCAATAGCAAGGGCATTGGCGAATTCACCCTCAATTCTTCTCTGCGATGAACCCACTGGAAACTTGGACAGCAAAACAGGAAGACAGGTGATGGATATTATCAAGAAGATGAACAAAGAACACGGCGTGACTGTAATTCTTGTTACCCACGATTTATCTCTTGCAGATTATGCAGAAAGGATTGTAAAACTGAGGGACGGAAGAATAGTGGATCAAGAAAGTCGAATTTAA
- the cdhD gene encoding CO dehydrogenase/acetyl-CoA synthase subunit delta, with amino-acid sequence MSNKFKLEDFLKLLKEYDVERLEDVKIEGDLEIEIEGSAIDLSSIAALYSLLNEFRNFFYHTNMALGYLQRISTMLGIPAPFQMPQVQPVVAPAMPTAPEIPSAPELKLPEKLIEAKFEAPKVEYPGYIEEVVLGATKADGGTRDYVVKLGGEKSLAFYIFDKPQPNLPAIAIDVFDRPPSLAKAVKVHYEDVVGSPAEWAKKCVKKFGADMVTIHLVSTDPLLENTPASEAVKVVEDVLQAVKCPIIIGGSGNKDKDPEVLEKAAEVCEGERVMLASATLDMDWARICEAAKKYGHVVLSWTQMDINNQKTLNRYLLKRAGMPRNSIVMDPTTAALGYGLDYAFTNMERIRISGLKGDTDLNFPISSGTTNAWGAREAWMTDSPLEGDTPWGPRELRGPIWEIITGLTLSLAGVDIFMMMHPLAVAVLKEIFNTLGGKVKGGVADAGKWITAEV; translated from the coding sequence TTGTCAAATAAGTTCAAGCTTGAGGACTTTTTAAAGTTGTTGAAGGAATATGATGTAGAGAGGCTGGAGGACGTCAAAATTGAGGGAGATTTAGAGATCGAAATTGAAGGATCTGCAATCGATCTTTCCTCGATTGCAGCACTGTATTCTTTGCTAAACGAATTTAGAAACTTCTTCTATCACACAAACATGGCCTTGGGTTATTTGCAGAGAATTTCGACCATGCTTGGAATTCCTGCACCATTCCAGATGCCACAAGTGCAACCCGTTGTAGCTCCTGCAATGCCAACTGCTCCCGAAATTCCATCAGCTCCCGAGCTAAAACTGCCGGAAAAACTGATAGAGGCAAAATTTGAGGCGCCAAAAGTGGAATATCCGGGCTACATTGAGGAGGTTGTTCTGGGTGCAACGAAGGCAGATGGAGGGACAAGAGACTACGTAGTAAAGCTTGGTGGCGAGAAGAGTTTGGCTTTCTACATTTTCGACAAACCACAGCCGAATTTGCCAGCAATAGCCATAGACGTTTTCGATCGACCACCATCACTTGCGAAGGCGGTTAAGGTGCATTATGAAGACGTAGTTGGCAGTCCAGCAGAGTGGGCGAAAAAGTGTGTAAAGAAGTTTGGAGCGGACATGGTTACGATTCACCTCGTAAGCACTGATCCGTTGCTTGAGAACACGCCTGCGAGCGAAGCGGTGAAAGTGGTTGAAGACGTTCTGCAGGCAGTTAAATGTCCTATAATAATAGGCGGGAGTGGTAACAAGGATAAGGATCCAGAAGTGCTTGAAAAAGCTGCAGAAGTTTGTGAGGGTGAAAGAGTAATGCTTGCAAGTGCTACACTCGACATGGATTGGGCAAGGATATGCGAAGCTGCAAAGAAGTATGGACACGTTGTGCTGAGCTGGACACAAATGGACATAAACAACCAGAAGACTCTAAACAGGTATTTGCTCAAACGTGCAGGAATGCCAAGGAACAGCATCGTAATGGATCCAACAACCGCAGCCCTTGGTTACGGGTTGGACTATGCGTTCACGAACATGGAAAGAATAAGGATTAGCGGTCTTAAGGGAGATACAGATCTGAACTTCCCGATCTCAAGTGGAACAACAAATGCCTGGGGAGCAAGAGAAGCTTGGATGACAGATTCTCCGCTTGAGGGCGACACACCATGGGGTCCAAGAGAGCTTCGCGGACCAATCTGGGAGATAATAACCGGTTTAACACTCTCCCTTGCTGGTGTGGATATCTTCATGATGATGCACCCATTGGCAGTGGCTGTGCTTAAGGAGATCTTCAACACTCTTGGCGGTAAAGTGAAGGGCGGAGTTGCTGACGCAGGAAAATGGATCACTGCGGAGGTGTGA